caaaagtaaaaactcataaattttatgatgcaaacataaagtggacatattgtatatgtgaataaaaaaattattttgaaaatccattttccttacaagcagagagcttcaaagttcgaaaattgctaaattttcaattttttcattaaactttgggatttttcaccaagaaaggatgcaagttaccacaaaatttaaccactatgttgaagtagaatatgtcacgaaaaaacaatctctgaatcagaataactaaaagtattccagagttattaatgtttaaagtgacagtggtcagatgttcaaaaaatggccgggtcctgaggtgtaaaatggctgggtccttaaggggttaaatgccttTCATTATCCAGccagcaccctgctctgtactgacaaggggcaatAACCCTGATGTAAACGGCTTTCTCAATCTTTCTGGAGGAGACTGTAACTTGGCTTATAACCCCCATTCCTGTTTTAAGGCTCTTTAAGTTGGGGCTACACAGATTTCTGGCCACACAACCAAAAATCATCATATCATGGGATCAAGGCGGTGTACTAGAAGCTACCtccagtaggtggcactgtaAAGCAAGTTCTTTTCCTTCTGGATATGAGCTACTGCATATTCTTTATCCAAGGACCATTGCCTGTCTTGTAAAACTCCATACATCAATTTCAGTATCTCATCATGGAGACGCACTACTCCCCTATTTCCACTGTCAGCCATTGAAGCTATTAATGAAAGAAATACATGTCACAAGACCGAGTCACTGTAATCCCAAGTTTTACAACTATTGCTGTTGCCATGAAATAAATCCTCCGGCAGCAAGGCAATTCCTCTTGGGTTCCCTATACTATCCCACACATGGGCTATCCTACAAGCACAGGGGTGAGCATGCACAGATTGACACCCTGGCAAAATGGCCACATGTTAGCATATGTAGATCAAGTCTTAGGAAATATACTCTGTAATAGAAAGGTATGTGGTCATGTAGGGCATAGTGCTGAACCACCTTGCAATGTCATGCAGATTCAGGAACGCTCCGTAGGATCTGTGTAATCCCAAATCACATCCTTTTCATTAACGTGATAAAAAAAATCCTTACATGTGTTACCACAgttgtgatttatttttattttttttaacaggacaCAGATGATGATGACACTTATTACAAGATGGTGTTTGTGGTGAACATGGAGCTGTCTATGGGTGTAGGGAAGGTAAGAATTCATTACCAGAGAGATGGGAAATGTGTTAGTCGGGATTTTTTAGTAGATCATAAACCAATACCAAATAAtgtaaattttaaccccttaaggaccaggcccattttggccttaaggaccagactgattttattttagcattttccttttttcctcctcgccatctaaaaatcataactctcttatatttccatcacttattttaccataaaatgtaaggcgcaaccaaacaaatattatttatgagggaaaattgaaaagaaaactgcaaattttggaaggttttgtcttCCCgcagtacactttccggtaaaaatttcatgttttctttattctgtgggtcaatactagagatgagcgaacttacagtaaattcgattcgtcacgaacttctcggctcggcagttgatgacttttcctgcataaattagttcagccttccggtgggctggaaaaggtggatacagtcctaggagactctttcctaggaatgtatccaccttttccagcccaccggagcaccggaaggctgaactaatttatgcaggataagtcatcaactgcccagccgagaagttcgtgacgaatcaaatttactgtaagttcgctcatctctagtcaatacaattaaaatgatacccatgttatatgcttttctataattgtaccgattaaaaaaatctcaaaccattttaacaattagtatgtttgaaattgccctattttgacaccTATAACtatctaatttttccgtatatggggcggtatgagggctcattttatgcactgatctgtagtttttatcggtattacttatgcttaggttttactttttataaatttttttttttttttttttttaataaaatgtgaccaaaaagcagcaattttggcctttttttaaattttgtttgcgtttacgccattcaccgtacgggataattaatatattttaatagttcagacttttatgcacgcggcgataccaaatatgtgtattaataatttttttaacgcttttttttagggtaattttactttttttattgggggaggggatttttcaatttaactttttttattttacatttttttactttacactgtaattacactttatttatagcaatcatttgattgataatactgttctgtgctatgtataggacatagcactgattagtattattggtgatcttctgctctggtctgctcgatctcagaccagagcaggagaccgccagagccaggtgaggggacctccggctgtcatgctggatgatcggatccccgcggcagcgctgcgagcgttccgatcatccattcaaagtaccgcactgccgcagatgccttgatctgtattgatgacggcatctgaggggttaatggggaaCATCCGTACGattgtggatgtccgccattaccggcgggtccctggctgctgatagcagccgggacctgccgcgcatgacacgagcacctgtccggtgctcgcggtcatagcggcgcataaatgtacgtcatggtgcgttaagtaccacagcaccatgaactacatttacgtccattgtcgttaaggggttattcTGATGTCATATCCTGCACAAAAAAGATGTTATGTAAACATAGTGAATTTTATGGTAATGCCCTTATATAAACCACCACTTTCCATTTGAAAGGTTTCCTGGTTGTAGGAGGAACCTTTTTGCTGAGCCCCCACCATTAGCTGTTATCACTGGGTGTAGCCGGGATAAAGATTTTGTCTTTCAACAGAATAATTTCTATGCATCAACACAATGTACAGATTCAGCTGGTCCTCTTTATTGGTTGCTAATGTTTTTTTGGAAACATCTGTAACTCCACTTTGGTAGCTACTTTGAAATCTAAACTCCTAGGCTTACGGAAGTTGTCCTATACTGTGTAGCCTTAATAAAACATGTGGCACCAAGGCCAATAACCCAGACACAAATCTTCTCTTCTCAGATTGCTGCACAGGTGGGACATGGAGCAGTCGGCTTATATCAGCTCTCGATTAAGGACGCCAAGACCAAGGAGATGGTTAATAAATGGGATGAGTACGGGTAAGTCTAAATGGTGCTCACTTACCCATCATACCAAAGGACATTATTTCTGAAATGTGTATTAAATATAAATGGGATTTTATATGTAAGCATATAAAGTGCCTGCACCTGTTGATAAAGCTCTGTTAAAAGTTGCCGCTTTTATTAGCTATGTGGACCTAGATGGGAGAAAGCACAGGGGGCGCTCTGAGCACAGCACACAGTAGATTTTTGCTGAAATTTGTTCTGTTCAGCTTAATAGGGCTGTTTCTGAACAACCactgagatttatgaaaaccccaTCCAGATAAACAGCCACAGACTTTTCTGcaataaatctgccacatgtgaATTCATCCCACAAAAAATTCCAGGTAGTAATGACTTGGAAAATTATAAAGgaagtccagctcacctccccTGTTAACCCATGCACTGATCCATACTCTGGCTCCAATGTCCGATCAATAAGTAGAAaaaagatgatccagcacttgaagaATACcagctttattgtaaatcctcaaGGTAAAAACATACAATAGTATAAAATAAAGTCCAGCACACCTCCCCTGTGTTCTCTGCGCGGATCCAGCACTCAGGCTCAGGTGTCACAATATGGAACAGAAGATGATCCAGCAGTTCAAAAGAACAAACTGCTTTATTGAAAGTTTTCAGATAAAATCTTACATCAACTTCAATAAATGCCAACTTGACGCATTTCGAGTGCATGCGCTCTGTCAAAAGATACAAAGACTAGCAGACATCTCTGTTAAAAATGCTTACATACACAGATTTAATTGGAGAATTGTAGCCCTAGATGGGGGAAGGCTGTACAAAAAACAGACATTTAGAAACAATGTAATCACTAATCTACACCTGAAACATTCACAGCAgcggcataataaaaaaaaaaatgcatgaatgCATCATtatataaattctttaaaaaaataatgcttacagCTGTTGGCAATCTCCATAATGTGTCCCTGAGTATGAACGGGAGCCTAAAACCAAAATGGAATTGTGCAATGTTAGTAGTGAAATAGAAACTCCCTGTGTAAATTCAATCCGTTCGGCTTTCTGGAGTCCAGTGTGAACTGCCAGTAAGTCTTTTGATCCATGATGGAACGCTGCATGTCTCCACCTCGGGCGTGCAGATTAACTCTTTCAATAGCAAATACTGCAATACAATCTAGGTGTCTGTTATGTGTTTGAATAAAATGTAAAGACGCACAGGAGCGATTTCTAAAGCTAGTATTAGTAATGTAATTTCCTGGTAGTATTGAGCGCatgtgctcgaaacgcgtcaacaTGTACATGACGAGTTACTGATTGTATGTTTTTACCctgaggatttacaataaagctgcTATTCTTCAAATGCTGGATCATCTTTTTTCTACTCAGTAATGACTTGGCCCATATAATGACATGCATTGACAAGAATTCCCTGCTCCTTTGGATAGTTAAATGGGCCCTATCTTAAAAACTAATTTttcctattgcactccttatggtaaacaaaaaaaatctttctaatgtactttgtgtaaaaaaacaaaacaaaaaaacattttctaagttttatttgtgtttaaaaaaagctgccaggtgtctccctacttgtccagagcacatttccccccatcttttgcacagaagTCTAAACTCAGGAAAtgttgaggggtgtgtgtgctgcCTTATCCAGAGTTcacttcacacactgaactgcactgggctgtgtgtagcagagtgagggaggaagttctcccctgtatggcttcagatgatctcacgcctgctggggaacaccctttCCCAgtctgaatctgactgagcagaaaatacagagcaatatcaaggtagaaaactaacaaataataaaaataaaaggcgggaggtttatcatgatggggggcagtgaaatgggaggattataacaatctctatggaagagccagctcttacatagagatgcatggaggggcatGTTTACCACCGCTTTGTGCCGTGTTTGAGAAACTTCATTTATGCAGAGAGAccggcaggagattgcaggggggtggGGTTCGCAGCAGTCTGACACATTCGCTTTCCCCAAATCTGACAGCTTTAAAGGGTAAACCTACTTTTGGACACTATTTCACAGTTATAAAATTAACAGTAGCTGTGCTGATCCTAACTTACATCCCATGTTGGAGTACAtttacacatgcatattttgctccagattttctgcagctgattttgctaccgatTTGAAGTCAACAGGTAGCCAAATCagatgtggaaaatctgcagcaaaatatgcatgtgCAAACTTACCTTAATACTCCAccactgtactccctattctgctggtgaagttaTGTACATACAATGCTTTACTTATCTTGTGCTAGGATTTCACTTGACTTTTTTGGGGAAACAAAAAATCCTAAACATTTTCTATATggctttttttgggccaaaaatatTCTGACCTGATGTAAGCTGAAGTTCAATAGGGAAGTGTTAAAATCCAGATCCACATGGCATTTTTATTCGTTTGGTGGCTTTTTTTtcacccatttgagtttttgggCTCagcggcagttttccaaaatcgcagcatgctgtgggtatgtgttatatgtattttttcaGCAAATCTTAGACTTCTATAGAAGGAAAAATGTTATTTGGATTTCAGTTTGGGTTCCCCTCCCCCAAATCTTCAATATAAACTTGTAATGAAATATTGCCAGTGATAAAGAAAGATGCCtgtactgacacacacacacacacacacacacacacacacactatataatagtatctcacataagtgggtccacccctccatatttttgtaaatattttatatcttttcatgtgacaacactaaagaaatgaccctctgctacaatgtaaagtagtgagtggacggcctgtataacagtgtttaatgttgtgtcccctcaaaataactcctaAAACAGACAGTCTAAACCTTGGCAGCAAAAGTGAGCGCGCACCCCAAAGTGGAACTGTCTAAATTGGGCTCAACTAGCCATTTTCCCTCTCTGGTGGTGTCATGTGACTCTTTagagttacaaggtctcaggtgtaaaTGGGGGCAGGTGTCGTtaaaatttggtgttatcgctctcactctttctaatactggtcactggaagttgaaCATGGCacttcatggcaaagaactctctgaggatctggaaaaaaaataatttttgctcgACATAAAGATGTCCTAAGCTATATGAAGATTGCCAAGACtctaaaactgagctgcagcatcatgggcaagaccatacatcgATTTCCCAGGACAGATTTCACCCAGAACAGGCCTCGCTATGGTCGACTAAAGGAGTTGAGTGGACATGCTCAGTCTCATATTCAGAGGTTGTCCTTGGGAAATAGACATTAGGGTgctgcctgcattgctgcagaggttcaaGGGGTAGCCTGTCAGTGTTAAGACCATTTGACACACACTGCATTAAATTGGTCTACATGGCTGTTGTCCAAGAAGCATTTTCTAAAGATGATGCataagaaagcctgcaaacaatTTGCTCaacacaagcagactaaggacataattactggaaccatgtcctgcgGTCCAATGGGACAAaaccttatttggttcagatagtGTCAAGTGTGTGTAAAAGACCACTGtgtcagacctaaaccctattgtgcatctgtggggcatcctcaaacgtAATGTGTCTCTAGCATCCACCAGTAATGTGATGtcgtcatggaggagtggaagaggactataGTGGCCTTCAATGTTGCTCTGAACTCCATGCCCAGGAGGCTTAGTGGCAGTGCTGGAAGataatggtggccacacccaATATTGACACCGTGGGCCCaatctggacatttccactttgGGGGCACTTTTGTTGCCAATGTTTAGATATTGTCTGTGTGAttaattttgaggggacacaaaatTAAAGGGAATCGGCACATTTTGGCATATATATGCGTTATATATGCTagtcattatcctcaccatccctgcccagcaagtagtcccctgggcggggacttacaCTTACCAGCTCCGTTGCTTGCGGCCGTGGCCCCGACTGTTTGAATGACGGctcgcgtcatcactctgctccgtctgcttagggagcagagccatGACGCAAGCAGTCAGGGCAGGGCCACAGCCAACTGACCTGGTAAGTGAAAgttcccgcccaggggactacttgccgggAGGTGCGGGGGAATTTATAGCTTCATATCTTCAACAaccctgggggcacaaacgtccccggggatggtgaggagaatgattttagcatatacaacacgttgccaagcgttatatatgtgCTAAAatgtgctgattggttccctttaaacactgctttatgggcTGTGCACTTACTACATTACATTGGAGTGTAATTTCTTTAATGTTGTCAcataaaagatataataaaatagtcCAAAAGCTAGACCCCTTAGTGTGAGTGCAGTCAGTGAGTGTGTTCCTTCTTTTGGACTGTTCATATACCTCATTTTTATATGAACACCCCCAAGCTGTCCTGTCTGAAGTCCCTACCAATTGTAGTTCATCCAGGAGGCTAATGCTCCAAGTTCCACACCTGACTCTCATTCATTTagctataataaaatatttacagaaaTGTGAGATACTCAGAACATGAGTAGGCAGGTTTTATGGCTCATGATCAAAACAGATAAAGTATCTCTAAAGTTAGTGCCATagcttacatttaaaaatgttgttcttctaagcagtttttCCTCTTTTGTCTCTAAAGAGCTAAGAAGGTTGTTCTTCAGGGCTCCAGCACAGCTCATCTATTGGAATTACAAGCCTTGGCGTTAAGTATGGATTTACCAACATACCTGGTGCAGGATGCAGGCAGGACCCAGGTAAAAACCTTCCATACATAGAGAGGGTACGTCTAAGATCAGGGTTGCAAGCCAACTAACATTATATGCTTTTGTGTCAGATTGCAGCTGGGTCTCATACTGTCCTTGCCATCATGGGTGAAGAAGAAATGGTGAATAAAGCGACTGGCAAGCTGAAACTGCTGAACTGAGAGCATGACAGGCAGAAAGCATCAAAGTGCAGATGATGGAGGGTCAGCTGATGAGACATCCCGGACACATGCAGAGGGAGAAGAATAGACAGCAGACATGAGTGTGACTCCAGAGACATCACCAACCCAGGAGCAAAGGAGACACAAGCTCTCAATACATTCATTGCAAATTATGTTGGTGATAGAAGTAGGTACCTAGAGCCATTGGCATCAAACAGCACCAGAAAACTGGCCAACCCGTCATTAATGTACTTACTATCCTGCTGTCGTCTTGTGATGTATAGTGCCATTCTCTGTACTGTGAGGAATCTGCGCTGACACTAACCTACATCTGACATAAGAGTGGTTGGGGAAGGGTTACTGAATTCCTGCCACACTTATTAAAGAACTCTACAGTCAACTATTTACATCACTgcaaatggctgataacaggggatAATCTACTGAATTCAGCTACCCTGAAAATGGGGGTAGTTGTTAAACAGACACTCCTTCATATTCCACCTTGCTCCTGTTTtgatattgtttttgtttttaaagacTAGTAACACGTGGAATTGACTTTAAAGTATTTCCCAGTACAGTGTGATATGGATCAATATTGATTCTCTTGCCATGAAATTGTGACATGTATCCCTGTTTAGCTATTTGAATCCCAACTGGTTATTTCCATTATAAAGAAGGGTTTTTGGAATTTGG
The sequence above is a segment of the Hyla sarda isolate aHylSar1 chromosome 6, aHylSar1.hap1, whole genome shotgun sequence genome. Coding sequences within it:
- the LOC130275951 gene encoding probable peptidyl-tRNA hydrolase 2 isoform X1, coding for MKMTAAGTRIVIMDTCEQKAADVAHEAAEVNPQYLQQLKDLDIPEEEAKKALVLTGNVSAEEAAIFYFDSLENQNPDTDDDDTYYKMVFVVNMELSMGVGKIAAQVGHGAVGLYQLSIKDAKTKEMVNKWDEYGAKKVVLQGSSTAHLLELQALALSMDLPTYLVQDAGRTQIAAGSHTVLAIMGEEEMVNKATGKLKLLN
- the LOC130275951 gene encoding probable peptidyl-tRNA hydrolase 2 isoform X2 gives rise to the protein MDTCEQKAADVAHEAAEVNPQYLQQLKDLDIPEEEAKKALVLTGNVSAEEAAIFYFDSLENQNPDTDDDDTYYKMVFVVNMELSMGVGKIAAQVGHGAVGLYQLSIKDAKTKEMVNKWDEYGAKKVVLQGSSTAHLLELQALALSMDLPTYLVQDAGRTQIAAGSHTVLAIMGEEEMVNKATGKLKLLN